Within Aphelocoma coerulescens isolate FSJ_1873_10779 chromosome 1A, UR_Acoe_1.0, whole genome shotgun sequence, the genomic segment AACTTGGGAACTacagggttttatttttaagtttttctgAAGAACCATTCAGAACAAACCAGAACACAGAGGAACTGATGACAAGTTGTTTGCAGTGAGTTGGAGATGAAGCACAGACACTGGTCTGCAGTACCTCACTCAGGAGTTAAAGCTCAGTGTAAAGAGAGACTTTTTGAAAAGAACAATttgatttaaaacaaattaaaccTCCTCACAACCTCAGTAATTCTCTAATCTGTTTTGcagttgtttttaaaatgaactgCAGTGAATACTCATGAAATTGTTATAATAATGATAAATAATGATAATAGTGATTAAAGCCATATTACAACTGCCTTGTTTGCATGGTCATTCTTAGGCGTTCTTCCCCACAGTTAACAATGTGTATTTTATTAAACCCTGAGATCACATTAAAAGGCAAACTCTTAGAGCTCATGTTAAACACTAAATTTCATTTAGTGTTCTACCCTTAATTTTGTCTGGTCCATTTTTTGTCTGCTTACAGTCCTGGAGAATTGAACCTTGAGAGGTAGAAGGCTTTTACAGTCCCTCCTGGGAATACTTCCTTTTCAGTATTTCATGGAAGGAATAATAAAGTTACATAGGCTGCAGATTCCTAGTTCTGACAGTAAGATATTTCTAAAAAAAGCATGACAACATGGCTGCAGATAGTAAccagcaggaagagaaaaagagttcagGTATTAGTAAACATGTTGGGTATTACCACGAGGTAATCAGCTATATGAGTTCTCCGGAGACTTTTTTCTCATTGATAATGTTTTCACCTGCTGCAAGCTTCTTGTATAAATGGTGCAGTTTATCTGGCTGAGGTGCTTCAGCATCAGGAGTTAAGGGAATTTCAAAGTCAGAGGAGCTCTGGGAGTCCCTCCTCAGCTCCAGATCAGGAGTCCTGGAGCTGTCACTTATTTCCACCAGCACATCCTGAacatgggcagcaccagcctCTGCAGCTTTCTCACAGCCTTTGCTTTTCAAGGCACAGGCACCATAGTGGGCACAAGGTCTGTTGTGACCTGGTGGCTTCCCTCCCAGCTGAGTGTCCGTGGGAGtctcctgcagcacaggaaccactgctctgctcccccCTTTGCTGATGTCCAGGGCACTTCTCTCCTGGGATGTGATGAGCACTGTGTCCATTTGGCtatcccagccctggctcccctGCTCTGATATGTGTGTTGACTGAGAAGAATTTTGGGAGGAGATGTGTGTTGAGTCACTTACTCCATCTGAATCACTGAAGAGTGACTGGGACCCGCCAGCATCTGCTGAAGATGGCATGTTGTCCTCATTTTCAGAACTTTCTTCTAGTTTATTACCCGTAAAAAATTCATTCCAGCAAGGGACATTGGCATTACACTCCTGCTGGTCACTAGTTACTCCATTGAAATTGGCTGTGGAAGTGGCATCTGGCTCATGGGAAAGAAAttgaactgtatttttttcagattcttcttcttcatcatcatcatcatcatcatcatcatttgATTCCTCACAGTCCACAAAGTCTACCTTGAGGGAGGTGTAAGCTGTGGTCCCTTTATAACTTTCTGTGCCCTCATTAATGTTTCCTTCAGCATTTTCAGACTGCCCTGTGCTGGAGGGCCTgctctctcctctctgctgttTTGGAATCTTAGGCCTTGTAGAAATTAATTCTGAATCAAAGAGATCATCTTCATCTGGCaaggaacaaacagaaaatcACTAAGAAAAGTTCACATCTCTGCTAAAATCTTGTTGAGAGCaaagttttaataaaaattcatttaGTTTAAATTGAGGAAGCTGTTCTTTAACGCAGCTGGAGATTTTGCAGGATGATATTGACAGTGtttgccttgccttgtctagcaCAGGGACAGTCAGAACAAGCTCTCCTAGGGCTGATCTAGGACTGAGGGAAGGAGCTCCATCCAAAAACTTACAGGACTGTTGAGCATTAAGTGCATTTTAAGACTGCAAACAAGAGTGTTTTTACATGATCAGTGCTCTCTCACCCTCCTAATACCCAAGTTCACGTCATTTCTATTTCTCCTTTCCAGCTGTTGCTTTGAACACACAGGCAGGCTGCGGTGAACACCAAGGCTCTTGGCATCTCTGCTTAGTCTCAGCCTTTAATTTAAGGTgcagtagcagcagcagaaccttTACCTGTATCAGATAATTCTCTCTTGTGGGCTCTCTTCAGTGTTCCTAAGGGCTTGTACCTGGGTTCCATGCTTCTCCTGTATGACCTGCATAATGGCTTTAATCTGAGGGGAATGAGAAAAGCAGTTAATATTTAGAACTCAGCATATGCTTTCAGGAGCAAAAGTAAATCTTTTAACTTGTTTTAAGTACACTGCTCTATGCGTTTCACagcaaaaatgcagcaaaaatgTTAAAGCAAAGGCAGCAATACCTAGGGCAAAATCCTTTACTGATTGGTGAGCTTCAGCAGCTGAAAGGTAGAAATCTGTCCTTTTAATATATTTACCTTAAAACATGTACATAATTTGGAAACTATCTTGTAGTTCCTTCCTTACAGAAGACAAGCTGGCAGGGTTCAAAATCCGACTGTGGTTTTATTTAGTGATTATTAAGTGGAAGTCTTCTTTCTTActagggaggaaaggaagaaggaactGGAGTCTTTGTTCTGTCCAGACTAAGAGACACCACAGCTCTCCTGCTCCCCGAGGGCGCTTTTTAAGCTGCCAACctctgtagcagcacaagaGAACTGGCCTCTGATGCTCTGCAGAGAGGAGGAGTTCAAGTCCCCTCTTTAAAAGAAACTTCTGAGAAGTAGCAAtgacaaatagaaatgggtcaCAGAACACAGTGAGATGAATGTATATTCAGCTTCACCCCAGAGTTTACCAGCAGAAAAGCCTCTACACACAGATAGAAGTAGAATACAAACTCTGAGACTCAGCTTAACATACACATGTGCTTCAGAAAGCCCAGATCTGTGGGActgaatatagaaaaaaaaaatctgaattatcTGACAAGTAAAGCAAAAGGGCGAGGCCCTCCTGAGAGGCTGGGATTCAGGAGGGGAATTGTCCTTACAGGAACAGAGTTTGGATCACCGCTGGCCAGCAGCCACTTGTCACTTACATTTCCATAACTTT encodes:
- the DCLRE1C gene encoding protein artemis isoform X2 → MFLFEGENGTVLYTGDFRLAKGEAARMELLHSGTRIKDIQSVYLDTTFCDPKFYHIPSREECLNGILELVRSWTSLSHNHVVWLNCKAAYGYEYLFINLSEELGIQVHMNKLDMFRNMPEILCHVTTDRHTQIHACRHPRDDDCFRGNRLPCGMTCHNGTPLHIISIKPSTMWFGERKKKTSVIVRTGERTYRACFSFHSSYSEIKDFLSYISPVNVYPNVLPLGVTEDKVMEILKPLCRSYRRSMEPRYKPLGTLKRAHKRELSDTDEDDLFDSELISTRPKIPKQQRGESRPSSTGQSENAEGNINEGTESYKGTTAYTSLKVDFVDCEESNDDDDDDDDEEEESEKNTVQFLSHEPDATSTANFNGVTSDQQECNANVPCWNEFFTGNKLEESSENEDNMPSSADAGGSQSLFSDSDGVSDSTHISSQNSSQSTHISEQGSQGWDSQMDTVLITSQERSALDISKGGSRAVVPVLQETPTDTQLGGKPPGHNRPCAHYGACALKSKGCEKAAEAGAAHVQDVLVEISDSSRTPDLELRRDSQSSSDFEIPLTPDAEAPQPDKLHHLYKKLAAGENIINEKKVSGELI
- the DCLRE1C gene encoding protein artemis isoform X3, with the protein product MSRFGGRTREYPAVSIDRFDHDNVRARAFFLSHCHKDHMKGLRATALKRRLEGSLKVKLYCSPVTKELLLTNWKYKFWENHIVALEVETPTQISLEDEISGEKEDVVVTLLPAGHCPGSVMFLFEGENGTVLYTGDFRLAKGEAARMELLHSGTRIKDIQSVYLDTTFCDPKFYHIPSREECLNGILELVRSWTSLSHNHVVWLNCKAAYGYEYLFINLSEELGIQVHMNKLDMFRNMPEILCHVTTDRHTQIHACRHPRDDDCFRGNRLPCGMTCHNGTPLHIISIKPSTMWFGERKKKTSVIVRTGERTYRACFSFHSSYSEIKDFLSYISPVNVYPNVLPLGVTEDKVMEILKPLCRSYRRSMEPRYKPLGTLKRAHKRELSDTDEDDLFDSELISTRPKIPKQQRGESRPSSTGQSENAEGNINEGTESYKGTTAYTSLKVDFVDCEESNDDDDDDDDEEEESEKNTVQFLSHEPDATSTANFNGVTSDQQECNANVPCWNEFFTGNKLEESSENEDNMPSSADAGGSQSLFSDSDGVSDSTHISSQNSSQSTHISEQGSQGWDSQMDTVLITSQERSALDISKGGSRAVVPVLQETPTDTQLGGKPPGHNRPCAHYGACALKSKGCEKAAEAGAAHVQDVLVEISDSSRTPDLELRRDSQSSSDFEIPLTPDAEAPQPDKLHHLYKKLAAGENIINEKKVSGELI
- the DCLRE1C gene encoding protein artemis isoform X1 translates to MSRFGGRTREYPAVSIDRFDHDNVRARAFFLSHCHKDHMKGLRATALKRRLEGSLKVKLYCSPVTKELLLTNWKYKFWENHIKEDVVVTLLPAGHCPGSVMFLFEGENGTVLYTGDFRLAKGEAARMELLHSGTRIKDIQSVYLDTTFCDPKFYHIPSREECLNGILELVRSWTSLSHNHVVWLNCKAAYGYEYLFINLSEELGIQVHMNKLDMFRNMPEILCHVTTDRHTQIHACRHPRDDDCFRGNRLPCGMTCHNGTPLHIISIKPSTMWFGERKKKTSVIVRTGERTYRACFSFHSSYSEIKDFLSYISPVNVYPNVLPLGVTEDKVMEILKPLCRSYRRSMEPRYKPLGTLKRAHKRELSDTDEDDLFDSELISTRPKIPKQQRGESRPSSTGQSENAEGNINEGTESYKGTTAYTSLKVDFVDCEESNDDDDDDDDEEEESEKNTVQFLSHEPDATSTANFNGVTSDQQECNANVPCWNEFFTGNKLEESSENEDNMPSSADAGGSQSLFSDSDGVSDSTHISSQNSSQSTHISEQGSQGWDSQMDTVLITSQERSALDISKGGSRAVVPVLQETPTDTQLGGKPPGHNRPCAHYGACALKSKGCEKAAEAGAAHVQDVLVEISDSSRTPDLELRRDSQSSSDFEIPLTPDAEAPQPDKLHHLYKKLAAGENIINEKKVSGELI